In a genomic window of Xylophilus rhododendri:
- a CDS encoding FdhF/YdeP family oxidoreductase — MARRPQADAEFFARHRLAELEAWDDHALEAAGRLTTPLRWHADSDRYLPVSWDQAFAGIAAELQALRRDDARAAVFCCGGQASTEAAYLLQLLARLYGNNNLCSASELCQEASAVALPLSIGVEGGTVTRKDFAQTDAIFIFGQNVNAADTGFLHDLQEARKRGVPVVSFNPLRERGLLAFTAEQVPRDMLTPARTTVSTQYLQLRNGGDLAALTGLCKAVLALDDQAQAARLPRVLDTPFIARHTQGFEAFKAAMRASSWQTIEALSGLPRVELEQAAQVFARARNAICIYGSGLTQHRQGVRHVQMLVDLLLLGGHIGRPGAGIHPMHGHSNAQGQRSVGLRTAPGHTLRHRLARLYGFEPPHESGLNLLQTCEGMLDGGVRAFVGLGGNFLREVPDTPRVEAAWRQLRLTVQIATRLRRSHVLHGASAWLLPALDATEIDRQSGLEQALSSEDATGRVNASRGAASPASAELLSECAILARLAQATLEPNPRVPWQAWAQDYSRIRDAIAQTWPEDFQDFNGRLRTHGGFLRPRPARQRLWHTESGKACFLGQGPLEAEPATARDDDPVLRLMLLSSDEQSGSTVHGPDDRSRGIRGGRRVLLLHRSDIARLGMAEGQLVDASCAIDDGVERCVRGLRIVAYDIPPGSAAGYYPECNPLLPLARHGGPASVAAAKAIAIRLRAMPR, encoded by the coding sequence ATGGCGCGCCGACCGCAGGCCGATGCCGAATTCTTCGCGCGCCACCGGCTGGCCGAACTCGAAGCATGGGACGACCATGCCCTGGAGGCCGCCGGCCGGCTGACCACCCCGCTGCGCTGGCATGCGGACAGCGACCGCTATCTGCCGGTGAGCTGGGACCAGGCCTTCGCCGGCATCGCCGCCGAGCTGCAGGCCCTGCGGCGTGACGACGCCCGCGCGGCCGTCTTCTGCTGCGGCGGCCAGGCCTCGACCGAGGCGGCCTATCTGCTGCAGCTGCTGGCCCGGCTCTACGGCAACAACAACCTGTGCAGCGCATCCGAGCTGTGCCAGGAGGCCAGCGCGGTGGCGCTGCCCTTGTCCATCGGCGTGGAAGGCGGCACGGTGACGCGGAAGGATTTCGCCCAGACCGATGCGATCTTCATCTTCGGGCAGAACGTGAACGCGGCCGACACCGGCTTTCTGCACGACCTGCAGGAGGCCCGCAAACGCGGCGTGCCGGTGGTCAGCTTCAATCCGCTGCGCGAGCGCGGCCTGCTCGCCTTCACCGCCGAGCAGGTGCCGCGCGACATGCTGACACCGGCCCGCACCACCGTCAGCACCCAGTACCTGCAGCTGCGCAACGGCGGCGACCTGGCCGCGCTGACCGGGCTGTGCAAGGCGGTGCTGGCGCTGGACGACCAGGCCCAGGCCGCGCGTTTGCCGCGGGTGCTAGACACGCCCTTCATCGCCCGGCACACGCAGGGCTTCGAAGCCTTCAAGGCGGCCATGCGGGCCAGCTCCTGGCAGACCATCGAAGCCCTCTCGGGACTGCCGCGCGTCGAGCTGGAACAGGCGGCGCAAGTCTTCGCCCGGGCGCGTAACGCGATCTGCATCTACGGCAGCGGCCTGACCCAGCACCGGCAGGGCGTGCGCCATGTGCAGATGCTGGTCGACCTGCTGCTGCTCGGCGGCCATATCGGCCGGCCCGGCGCCGGCATCCATCCGATGCACGGCCATTCGAACGCGCAGGGCCAGCGCAGCGTGGGCCTGCGCACCGCGCCCGGCCACACGCTGCGCCACCGGCTGGCGCGGCTGTACGGATTCGAGCCGCCGCACGAGAGCGGCCTGAACCTGCTGCAGACCTGCGAAGGCATGCTGGACGGCGGCGTGCGTGCATTCGTCGGCCTGGGCGGCAACTTCCTGCGCGAAGTGCCCGACACGCCCCGGGTGGAGGCCGCCTGGCGCCAACTGCGCCTGACGGTGCAGATCGCCACCCGCCTGCGCCGCAGCCACGTGCTGCATGGCGCCTCGGCCTGGCTGCTGCCGGCGCTGGACGCCACCGAGATCGACCGCCAGTCGGGCCTGGAGCAGGCGCTGTCCAGCGAAGACGCCACCGGCCGCGTCAACGCCTCGCGCGGCGCGGCGTCCCCGGCCTCGGCCGAACTGTTGTCCGAATGCGCCATCCTGGCCCGGCTGGCGCAGGCCACGCTGGAGCCCAACCCGCGGGTGCCGTGGCAGGCCTGGGCACAGGACTACAGCCGCATCCGCGATGCCATCGCCCAGACCTGGCCAGAGGATTTCCAGGATTTCAACGGCCGGCTGCGCACCCACGGCGGCTTCCTGCGGCCACGGCCGGCCCGCCAGCGGCTGTGGCATACCGAAAGCGGCAAGGCCTGTTTCCTGGGACAGGGTCCGCTGGAGGCGGAGCCCGCCACGGCGCGGGATGACGATCCGGTATTGCGGCTGATGCTGCTGAGCAGCGACGAACAATCCGGCAGCACGGTGCACGGCCCGGACGACCGCTCCCGCGGCATCCGCGGCGGCCGCCGGGTGCTGCTGCTGCACCGCAGCGACATCGCCCGCCTGGGCATGGCCGAAGGCCAACTGGTGGATGCCAGCTGCGCCATCGACGACGGCGTGGAGCGCTGCGTGCGCGGCCTGCGCATCGTGGCCTACGACATCCCGCCGGGCAGCGCCGCCGGCTACTACCCGGAATGCAATCCCCTGCTGCCGCTGGCCCGGCACGGCGGGCCTGCCAGCGTGGCGGCGGCCAAGGCGATCGCGATCCGGCTGCGCGCCATGCCGCGCTGA
- a CDS encoding H-NS histone family protein, whose amino-acid sequence MATFKELQAQKSALDAQIEAARNAELADAITLARTLVQEYGIDQHQLFGRSLSRRPLPIRKLGLVPAKYKDPASAKTWSGRGKPPRWIAGKDRTPFLIP is encoded by the coding sequence ATGGCGACATTCAAGGAACTTCAGGCGCAGAAATCGGCTCTGGATGCCCAGATCGAGGCAGCCCGCAATGCGGAACTGGCCGATGCCATCACCCTGGCGCGCACGCTGGTGCAGGAATATGGAATCGACCAGCACCAGCTTTTCGGCCGCAGCCTCTCGCGCCGGCCCCTGCCCATTCGCAAGCTCGGCCTGGTGCCCGCCAAATACAAGGATCCGGCAAGTGCCAAGACCTGGAGCGGCCGCGGCAAGCCGCCGCGCTGGATCGCCGGCAAGGACCGCACGCCGTTTCTGATCCCCTGA
- a CDS encoding efflux RND transporter periplasmic adaptor subunit — MSSSPSVMRRPLWWIVAAVVLVAAAAAFALSGRSGGETAASDEPEPSHAGKVADETVRVSAAQLAALDIGPAGERTFQNLQQAIGNIDFNQDRTVAVSTAYAGRIARVLVKAGDEVQAGQTLYTVDVPDIAQAASTLISTAGSLRTANDTLKRAQALAQDNSIPQKELQQNQSDQQAADAAFRAARKTLQLFGLAEADIARIEREHTIDVEMPVRSPIAGRVTARAAQVGLLTQPGASPAPVTVSDLRTLWMVASIPESDFALYRIGQPVKVRVQAWPDRTFEGRISYLGDTVDANTHRISVRADVADPKRELRPQMLADFSISLSAPAQAPSVPAAAVVRETSGVNTVWVSAGTDAQGKLLKRRQVTVGRTDQGQVQIASGLQPGEQVARRNALFLSNLYEANAE, encoded by the coding sequence ATGAGCAGTTCCCCATCCGTCATGCGCCGCCCCCTGTGGTGGATCGTCGCCGCCGTCGTGCTGGTCGCCGCCGCCGCCGCCTTCGCCCTGTCCGGCAGGTCCGGCGGCGAGACCGCCGCTTCCGACGAGCCCGAGCCCTCGCATGCCGGCAAGGTGGCCGACGAGACGGTGCGGGTCTCCGCCGCCCAGCTCGCCGCGCTGGACATCGGCCCGGCCGGCGAGCGGACCTTCCAGAATTTGCAGCAGGCCATCGGCAACATCGACTTCAACCAGGACCGCACGGTGGCCGTCTCCACCGCCTACGCCGGCCGCATCGCGCGGGTGCTGGTCAAGGCCGGCGACGAGGTGCAGGCCGGCCAGACGCTCTACACGGTGGATGTGCCCGACATCGCCCAGGCCGCCTCCACGCTGATCTCCACCGCCGGCAGCCTGCGCACCGCCAACGACACGCTCAAGCGCGCCCAGGCCCTGGCGCAGGACAACAGCATCCCGCAGAAGGAGCTGCAGCAGAACCAGTCCGACCAGCAGGCCGCCGACGCCGCCTTCCGCGCGGCGCGCAAGACGCTGCAGCTCTTCGGCCTGGCCGAGGCCGACATCGCCCGCATCGAACGCGAGCACACCATCGACGTCGAAATGCCGGTGCGCAGCCCGATCGCCGGCCGCGTCACCGCGCGCGCGGCCCAGGTCGGCTTGCTGACCCAGCCGGGCGCATCGCCCGCGCCGGTCACCGTGTCGGACCTGCGCACCCTGTGGATGGTGGCCAGCATTCCCGAGTCCGACTTCGCCCTCTACCGCATCGGCCAGCCGGTGAAGGTGCGGGTGCAGGCCTGGCCCGACCGCACCTTCGAAGGCCGCATCAGCTACCTGGGCGACACAGTGGATGCCAACACCCACCGCATCTCGGTGCGCGCCGACGTGGCTGACCCCAAGCGCGAGCTGCGGCCGCAGATGCTGGCGGACTTCAGCATCTCGCTGTCCGCCCCGGCCCAGGCCCCCTCGGTGCCGGCCGCCGCCGTGGTGCGCGAGACCTCGGGTGTCAACACCGTGTGGGTCAGCGCCGGCACCGATGCACAGGGCAAGCTGCTCAAGCGCCGCCAGGTCACGGTGGGCCGCACCGACCAGGGCCAGGTGCAGATCGCCTCCGGCCTGCAGCCGGGCGAACAGGTGGCGCGGCGCAATGCGCTGTTCCTCAGCAATCTCTACGAGGCGAATGCCGAATGA
- a CDS encoding efflux RND transporter permease subunit: MIRPILAAVLSRRPVVLLGLLAFMAAGIFAFLKLNVEAYPNPAPVILEITAQAPGLSAEEMERYYTRPMEVGLATTPGVDNIRSTSFYGLSFVRVTFKYDTDYYFALTQVANNLQANVNLPNGVQAQIQASSLVGEILRYQVKGPPGMGVTELRTLQDWVIERRLLTVPGVVQVVTWGGTTKEYHVEPDPRLLESRGITLAQLISAIGNANLNVGGRAVSLGDQSVNIRGLGLVENVQDIGNVVITQQNGLPVQVKDVARIVEGTVPRLGEAGRDGERDVVTGVVIMNRTLHTKDVIGRVEDAVKKINSDHSLPPGVTLAPYYDRSVLVGVTTHTVLHNLIFGCVLVFLIQWIFLGDLRSAVIVSVNIPFALFFSIMILVATGESANLLSLGAVDFGIIVDAAVILVENIFRNFQRRTPERAMMLRAMAQAAHGASLSPKQGWTARLRMIYLSATQVDSSVLFSTCITIAAFTPLFTMQGVEGQIFGPMARTYGYALAGALIATFTITPVLASYLLPAKIQEKETVFVRAIEHVYRPALHWALANARITVAFGCIALVGGGFLATRLGSEFLPALEEGNLWIRASMPPTISLDAGSAQVDRMRALIKEYPEVVTIVSQHGRPDDGSDAAGFNNVELFAPLRPYEQWRLGMNKQRMVRELQAKFENEFPGVGFNFSQYIQDNVQEGLSGVKGANSVKIIGPDLATLEKLADEVMETMAKIDGVADLGIFHVLGQPNMNIRIDRAKAARYGLNTGDVNATIQAALGGTSATTVLEGDRQFGLTVRFPERYRGNMDAVKALRIGYTTSGGGTAYIPLSDVATISVDTGATYIYRESNERYIPIKFTARGRDLGGTVSEVQKTVAAKIKLPEGYRIVYAGEFENLQQAKSRMAIAIPLAVALIVVLLYALFSSFAYSMLTLAAVPFTVLGGILALWLTGQVLSVSAIIGFISLLGVSVMDGILILGTFKDLKNAGRDDLQAITEAYESRMRPLLMTALSACIGLFPAAMSHSIGSEVQRPLATVVVGGMLIGPLFLLLVMPAIRLVVLRRLKPSKRRIGLGGKRAA; encoded by the coding sequence GTGATCCGACCTATCCTGGCCGCCGTGCTGTCGCGCCGGCCCGTCGTGCTGCTGGGCCTGCTGGCCTTCATGGCCGCCGGCATCTTCGCCTTCCTCAAGCTCAACGTCGAGGCCTATCCCAACCCGGCGCCGGTGATCCTGGAGATCACCGCCCAGGCGCCCGGCCTGTCGGCCGAGGAGATGGAGCGCTACTACACCCGTCCGATGGAAGTGGGCCTGGCGACCACGCCGGGCGTGGACAACATCCGCTCGACCTCGTTCTACGGCCTGTCCTTCGTGCGGGTCACCTTCAAGTACGACACCGACTACTACTTCGCCCTCACGCAGGTGGCCAACAACCTGCAGGCCAACGTCAACCTGCCGAATGGCGTGCAGGCGCAGATCCAGGCCTCCAGCCTGGTCGGCGAAATCCTGCGCTACCAGGTCAAGGGCCCGCCCGGCATGGGCGTGACCGAGCTGCGCACGCTGCAGGACTGGGTGATCGAGCGCCGCCTGCTCACCGTGCCCGGCGTGGTGCAGGTGGTGACCTGGGGCGGCACCACCAAGGAATACCACGTGGAGCCGGACCCGCGCCTGCTGGAGTCGCGCGGCATCACGCTGGCGCAGCTGATCTCGGCGATCGGCAATGCCAACCTGAACGTGGGCGGCCGGGCGGTGAGCCTGGGCGACCAGTCGGTCAACATCCGCGGGCTGGGCCTGGTGGAGAACGTGCAGGACATCGGCAACGTCGTCATCACCCAGCAGAACGGCCTGCCGGTGCAGGTCAAGGACGTGGCCCGCATCGTCGAGGGCACGGTGCCGCGCCTGGGCGAGGCCGGCCGCGACGGCGAACGCGACGTGGTGACCGGCGTGGTCATCATGAACCGCACCCTGCACACCAAGGACGTGATCGGCCGGGTGGAGGACGCGGTCAAGAAGATCAACTCCGACCATAGCCTGCCCCCGGGCGTGACCCTGGCGCCCTACTACGACCGCTCGGTGCTGGTGGGCGTGACCACGCACACGGTGCTGCACAACCTGATCTTCGGCTGCGTGCTGGTGTTCCTGATCCAGTGGATCTTCCTGGGCGATTTGCGCAGCGCGGTGATCGTCAGCGTGAACATCCCCTTCGCGCTGTTCTTCAGCATCATGATCCTGGTGGCCACCGGCGAGTCGGCCAACCTGCTGTCGCTGGGGGCGGTGGACTTCGGCATCATCGTGGATGCGGCGGTGATCCTGGTGGAGAACATCTTCCGCAACTTCCAGCGGCGAACGCCGGAGCGGGCCATGATGCTGCGGGCCATGGCGCAGGCCGCCCATGGCGCATCGCTGTCGCCCAAGCAGGGCTGGACCGCGCGGCTGCGCATGATCTACCTGAGCGCGACGCAGGTCGACAGCTCGGTGCTCTTCTCCACCTGCATCACGATCGCCGCCTTCACGCCGCTGTTCACCATGCAGGGCGTGGAAGGCCAGATCTTCGGCCCCATGGCGCGCACCTACGGCTACGCCCTGGCCGGCGCCTTGATCGCCACCTTCACCATCACGCCGGTGCTGGCCAGCTATCTGCTGCCGGCCAAGATCCAGGAGAAGGAAACCGTCTTCGTGCGGGCCATCGAGCATGTGTACCGGCCGGCGCTGCACTGGGCGCTGGCCAACGCCCGCATCACCGTGGCCTTCGGCTGCATCGCCCTGGTGGGCGGCGGCTTCCTGGCCACGCGCCTGGGCAGCGAGTTCCTGCCGGCGCTGGAAGAGGGCAACCTGTGGATCCGCGCCTCCATGCCGCCGACCATTTCGCTGGATGCCGGCTCGGCCCAGGTGGACCGCATGCGGGCCCTCATCAAGGAGTACCCGGAAGTCGTCACCATCGTCTCCCAGCACGGCCGGCCGGACGACGGCAGCGACGCCGCCGGCTTCAACAACGTGGAGCTGTTCGCGCCGCTCAGGCCCTACGAGCAGTGGCGGCTGGGCATGAACAAGCAGCGCATGGTGCGCGAGCTGCAGGCCAAGTTCGAGAACGAGTTCCCGGGCGTGGGCTTCAACTTCTCGCAGTACATCCAGGACAACGTGCAGGAAGGCCTGTCCGGCGTGAAGGGCGCCAACTCGGTGAAGATCATCGGGCCCGACCTCGCCACGCTGGAGAAGCTGGCCGACGAGGTGATGGAGACCATGGCCAAGATCGACGGCGTGGCCGACCTCGGCATCTTCCATGTGCTGGGCCAGCCCAATATGAACATCCGCATCGACCGGGCCAAGGCCGCGCGCTACGGGCTCAACACCGGCGATGTGAACGCGACCATCCAGGCCGCGCTCGGCGGCACCAGCGCCACCACGGTGCTGGAGGGCGACCGGCAGTTCGGCCTGACCGTGCGTTTCCCCGAGCGCTATCGCGGCAACATGGATGCGGTCAAGGCCCTGCGCATCGGCTACACCACGAGCGGCGGCGGCACGGCCTACATCCCGCTGTCCGACGTGGCCACCATCAGCGTGGACACCGGCGCCACCTACATCTACCGCGAGAGCAACGAGCGCTACATCCCGATCAAGTTCACCGCCCGCGGACGCGACCTGGGCGGCACCGTCTCGGAAGTGCAGAAGACGGTGGCCGCCAAGATCAAGCTGCCCGAGGGCTACCGCATCGTCTACGCAGGCGAGTTCGAGAACCTGCAGCAGGCCAAGTCGCGCATGGCGATCGCCATTCCGCTGGCGGTGGCGCTGATCGTGGTGCTGCTCTATGCGCTCTTCAGCAGCTTCGCCTACAGCATGCTGACGCTGGCGGCCGTGCCCTTCACCGTGCTGGGCGGCATCCTGGCGCTGTGGCTCACCGGGCAGGTGCTGAGTGTGTCGGCCATCATCGGCTTCATCTCGCTGCTGGGCGTGTCGGTGATGGACGGCATCCTGATCCTGGGCACCTTCAAGGACCTGAAGAACGCCGGCCGCGACGACCTGCAGGCGATCACCGAGGCCTATGAGAGCCGCATGCGGCCGCTGCTGATGACGGCGCTGTCGGCCTGCATCGGCCTGTTCCCGGCCGCCATGTCGCACAGCATCGGCAGCGAGGTGCAGCGGCCTCTGGCCACCGTGGTGGTGGGCGGCATGCTGATCGGCCCGCTGTTCCTGCTGCTGGTGATGCCTGCCATCCGTCTGGTGGTGCTGCGCCGCCTCAAACCGTCCAAACGCCGCATCGGCCTGGGAGGCAAACGTGCTGCCTGA
- a CDS encoding efflux transporter outer membrane subunit: MKRVAIACAVLVLAGCAAVGPDYQKPVTPAPASLTRDALSLGSTAGPIAPDWWKVFGSPALDAMVAEGLANSPTVAAARATLRAAQENVAAQRGLFAPQVQAGYNFTRQNVGQSQQSPLNSGDSVFNYHTASLSVGYTPDLFGGTRRTVEQAGAQLDSQRWQLQGAQLTLASNLVGAALQVAMLAEQVDLTTQAVDAMQEQLRVMRNLQRNGYASGLDVATQENLLSQVQQSLPPLQKSLEQTRNLMAVLMGRTPDASLPQLRLADIRPPALPQVVPSELVARRPDVRQAESDLHAASAAIGIAKAARFPQLNLTASLGGGATEFGRMFSAGNPVWSIGSGLLAPIFDGGTLQARQRVAEAQFDAAAAQYRGAVLTAFQNVSDTLYALDIDQRALQAADASVAATRAGYELTQSQLTQGYASRPSMLAAQQAWLQARAARVASYGTLVGDSVALYQALGGGAIP; this comes from the coding sequence ATGAAACGTGTCGCCATCGCCTGCGCGGTGCTGGTCCTGGCCGGCTGTGCCGCCGTGGGGCCTGATTACCAGAAGCCCGTCACGCCCGCGCCGGCGTCCCTCACCCGCGACGCCCTGTCGCTGGGCAGCACCGCCGGCCCGATCGCGCCGGACTGGTGGAAGGTCTTCGGCTCCCCCGCGCTCGATGCCATGGTCGCCGAAGGCCTGGCCAACAGCCCCACCGTGGCGGCGGCCCGCGCCACCCTGCGCGCCGCCCAGGAGAACGTGGCGGCCCAGCGCGGCCTGTTCGCGCCGCAGGTGCAGGCCGGCTACAACTTCACCCGGCAGAACGTGGGGCAGAGCCAGCAGTCGCCGCTGAACTCGGGCGACTCGGTCTTCAACTACCACACGGCCTCGCTCAGCGTCGGCTACACCCCCGACCTGTTCGGCGGCACCCGCCGCACGGTGGAGCAGGCCGGCGCCCAGCTCGACAGCCAGCGCTGGCAGCTGCAGGGCGCGCAGCTCACGCTGGCCAGCAATCTGGTCGGCGCCGCGCTGCAGGTGGCCATGCTGGCCGAGCAGGTCGATCTGACGACCCAGGCCGTCGATGCCATGCAGGAACAGCTGCGGGTGATGCGCAATCTGCAGCGCAACGGCTACGCCAGCGGCCTGGACGTGGCCACGCAGGAGAACCTGCTCAGCCAGGTGCAGCAGTCCCTGCCGCCGCTGCAGAAATCGCTGGAGCAGACCCGCAACCTGATGGCCGTGCTGATGGGCCGCACGCCCGATGCCAGCCTGCCGCAGCTGCGCCTGGCCGACATCCGCCCGCCGGCACTGCCGCAGGTGGTGCCCTCCGAACTGGTGGCGCGCCGGCCCGACGTGCGCCAGGCCGAGAGCGACCTGCATGCGGCCAGCGCCGCCATCGGCATCGCCAAGGCGGCGCGGTTCCCGCAGCTCAACCTCACGGCATCGCTGGGCGGCGGCGCCACCGAGTTCGGCCGCATGTTCTCGGCCGGCAATCCGGTCTGGTCCATCGGCTCCGGCCTGCTGGCGCCCATCTTCGACGGCGGCACCCTGCAGGCCCGCCAGCGGGTGGCCGAGGCCCAGTTCGACGCGGCGGCGGCACAGTACCGGGGGGCGGTGCTGACCGCGTTCCAGAACGTGTCCGACACCCTTTATGCCCTGGACATCGACCAGCGCGCCCTGCAGGCGGCCGATGCCAGCGTGGCGGCCACCCGCGCGGGCTATGAACTCACCCAGTCGCAGCTGACCCAGGGTTATGCCTCGCGGCCCTCGATGCTCGCCGCGCAGCAGGCCTGGCTGCAGGCCCGCGCGGCGCGGGTGGCCAGCTACGGCACTTTGGTCGGCGACAGCGTGGCCCTGTATCAGGCTTTGGGGGGTGGTGCCATCCCGTGA
- a CDS encoding sensor histidine kinase — MNRSTVPPAPDALPCGLIVATAAGEIAWVNQTLRDWIGLGPEEPLGCARIDELLVPAEPAVGRRGLDALLRQGQPLFELPVSIARRDASELPMSVTASRRDDGSGLFDFVLIPARQMQSAQEELRQTQEELRMLVHESTRHEADATDRALFAEQIVGIVSHDLRNPLSALHTGLTALGRSQPTEQQQRMLERMGRSLERANRLVADLLDFTAARLGAGLSSHARAIDLHEVVGEALEELRLAFAGREIQHVREGDGWCLADPDRLAQLLGNLVGNAMAYGAAGEPVRVVSRVDGGEGEGEVSVGVHNHGRPIPPENLERIFVPLVRGEGDGRSRSVGLGLYIVEQIAKAHGGEVRVESQASAGTTFTVNFPRNR; from the coding sequence TTGAACCGCTCCACCGTCCCACCTGCACCCGACGCCTTGCCTTGCGGCCTGATCGTGGCCACGGCCGCTGGGGAGATTGCCTGGGTCAATCAGACACTGCGAGACTGGATCGGGCTGGGCCCTGAAGAGCCGCTGGGCTGCGCCCGCATCGACGAACTGCTGGTGCCGGCCGAGCCCGCCGTCGGCCGCCGCGGCCTCGATGCGCTGCTCCGGCAAGGCCAGCCGCTCTTCGAACTGCCGGTGTCCATCGCCCGCCGCGACGCCAGCGAGCTGCCCATGTCTGTCACCGCCTCGCGCCGCGACGACGGCTCCGGCCTGTTCGACTTCGTGCTGATACCCGCGCGCCAGATGCAGTCGGCCCAGGAGGAACTGCGGCAGACCCAGGAAGAGCTGCGCATGCTGGTGCACGAGTCCACCCGCCACGAGGCCGACGCTACCGACCGCGCGCTGTTCGCCGAGCAGATCGTGGGCATCGTCAGCCACGACCTGCGCAATCCGCTGTCGGCCCTGCACACCGGCCTCACCGCCCTGGGCCGCAGCCAGCCGACCGAACAGCAGCAGCGCATGCTCGAACGCATGGGCCGCAGCCTTGAGCGCGCCAACCGGCTGGTGGCCGACCTGCTCGACTTCACCGCGGCGCGGCTGGGCGCGGGGCTGTCCTCGCATGCCCGTGCGATCGACCTGCACGAGGTGGTGGGCGAGGCGCTGGAAGAGCTGCGTCTGGCCTTCGCCGGCCGCGAGATCCAGCATGTGCGCGAAGGCGACGGCTGGTGCCTGGCCGACCCCGACCGGCTGGCGCAGCTGCTGGGCAATCTGGTCGGCAATGCCATGGCCTATGGCGCTGCCGGCGAGCCGGTGCGGGTGGTCTCGCGGGTGGATGGCGGCGAGGGTGAAGGCGAGGTGTCCGTGGGCGTGCACAACCACGGCCGGCCCATCCCGCCGGAGAACCTGGAACGCATCTTTGTGCCCCTGGTGCGCGGCGAGGGCGACGGCCGCAGCCGCAGCGTGGGCCTGGGGCTCTATATCGTCGAGCAGATCGCCAAGGCGCATGGCGGCGAGGTGCGGGTGGAATCGCAGGCATCCGCCGGCACCACCTTCACCGTGAATTTCCCGCGCAACCGCTAG